One window of the Saccopteryx bilineata isolate mSacBil1 chromosome 2, mSacBil1_pri_phased_curated, whole genome shotgun sequence genome contains the following:
- the TOMM5 gene encoding mitochondrial import receptor subunit TOM5 homolog, with amino-acid sequence MFRIEGLAPKLDPEEMKRKMREDVISSIRNFLIYVALLRVTPFILKKLDSI; translated from the exons ATGTTCCGTATTGAGGGCCTCGCGCCAAAACTGGACCCGGAGGAAATGAAACGGAAGATGCGCGAGGATGTGATCTCCTCCATACGGAACTTCCTCATCTATGTGGCCCTGCTGCGAGTCA ctccTTTTATCCTAAAGAAATTGGACAGCATATAA